One segment of Pan paniscus chromosome 20, NHGRI_mPanPan1-v2.0_pri, whole genome shotgun sequence DNA contains the following:
- the ZNF470-DT gene encoding uncharacterized protein ZNF470-DT, with translation MVFAPRCPVDMEPCPGLCPFQIGLTGNASAEAAPPGQLPRALGLCPHWALRSRYRGERGKPPPAGFPAPGHLKCFTHSNTHRFPHAAGTCTQAQIRGHTPDSHTPGRHPRARSPLLSAAPHAHYVWALTATRPHAHAHARRPHRNQDTAPAAPQSSLGRCPAQTSLLLSNRRDVHSPGFGSFPEVGVSSAAIAPGKCSPERRRRSEIGRWLCQERLLSKPGGHCPVSPFGPLLVLLVGLGGLSARSLGRRSTGPFTEATHGAGVSGSHRQAPSVQMQLPGSGRRELASSSQAPVRGG, from the coding sequence ATGGTCTTCGCTCCTCGCTGTCCTGTGGACATGGAGCCCTGTCCTGGGCTCTGCCCCTTCCAGATAGGGCTGACAGGAAATGCTTCAGCCGAGGCTGCCCCGCCCGGGCAACTTCCCCGGGCTCTAGGACTTTGCCCACACTGGGCTCTACGCAGTCGATACAGGGGAGAACGGGGTAAGCCTCCTCCGGCCGGGTTTCCTGCTCCTGGCCACTTAAAGTGCTTCACTCATTCCAACACACACCGCTTTCCGCACGCCGCCGGGACATGCACGCAGGCGCAGATTCGCGGCCACACACCGGACAGTCACACACCGGGCCGCCATCCCCGCGCGCGCTCGCCCCTCCTCAGCGCAGCACCGCACGCTCACTACGTATGGGCACTCACAGCCACCAGGCCACACGCGCACGCTCACGCCCGCCGCCCACACAGGAACCAGGACACCGCCCCCGCCGCGCCCCAGTCCAGCCTCGGCCGCTGCCCCGCCCAGACCTCCCTTCTCCTCAGCAACCGGCGGGACGTGCACTCGCCCGGCTTTGGGTCCTTTCCGGAAGTGGGCGTGTCCTCCGCCGCAATAGCCCCTGGGAAGTGTAGTCCCGAACGGAGGCGGCGTTCAGAAATCGGGCGCTGGCTTTGCCAGGAGCGGCTCCTCTCCAAGCCTGGCGGTCACTGCCCTGTGTCCCCTTTTGGGCCTCTCCTGGTCCTCCTGGTTGGATTAGGAGGCCTCTCAGCCCGGAGTCTGGGTCGCCGAAGTACAGGCCCCTTCACTGAAGCGACCCACGGCGCAGGGGTTTCTGGAAGCCATCGCCAGGCTCCGAGTGTTCAGATGCAGCTGCCAGGCTCAGGACGCAGAGAACTGGCTTCCAGCTCGCAGGCGCCTGTCCGTGGTGGGTAG